A region of Neovison vison isolate M4711 chromosome 7, ASM_NN_V1, whole genome shotgun sequence DNA encodes the following proteins:
- the CIC gene encoding protein capicua homolog isoform X3 has product MYSAHRPLVPASGAASRGLGMFVWTNVEPRSVAVFPWHSLVPFLAPSQPDPSVQPSEAQQPASHSVASTQSKEPAESAAVAHEQPPGGTGSADPGRPPGATCPESPGPGPPHTLGVVEPGKGPPPTTEEEAPGPPGEPRLDSETESDHDDAFLSIMSPEIQLPLPPGKRRTQSLSALPKERDSSSEKDGRSPNKREKDHIRRPMNAFMIFSKRHRALVHQRHPNQDNRTVSKILGEWWYALGPKEKQKYHDLAFQVKEAHFKAHPDWKWCNKDRKKSSSEAKPASLGLAGGHKETRERSMSETGTAAAPGVSSELLSVAAQTLLSSDTKAPGSGSCGTERLHTVGGPGSSRPRAFSHSGVHSLDGGEVDSQALQELTQMVSGPASYSGPKPSTQYGAPGPFSASSEGGALAAGGRPPLLPTRASRSQRAASEDMTSDEERMVICEEEGDDDVIADDGFGATDIDLKCKERVTDSESGDSSGEDPEGSKGFGRKVFSPVIRSSFTHCRPPLDPEPPGPPDPSPPAFGKGYGPTPSSSSSSPASSSASAATSFPLGSGTFKAQESGQGSTAGPLRPPPPGAGGPGTPSKATRFLPSDPAAFRRKRPESVGGLEPPGPSVIAAPPGGGGSVLQTLVLPPNKEEREGSGTRMPSAPAPSLAYGAPTAPLSRPAATMVTNVVRPVSSTPVPIASKPFPTSGRAEASPNDTVGARTEPVTGSRAPGSSPLGVSLVYSDKKSAAASSPAPHLVAGPLLGAVGKASATVTNLLVGTPGYGAPAPPAVQFIAQGAPGSGATTGSGAGAGSGPNGPVPLGILQPGTLGKAGGITQVQYILPTLPQQLQVAPAPAPAPGTKAAAPGGPAPTTSIRFTLPPGTSTNGKVLAATAPTPGIPILQSVPSAPPPKAQSVSPVQAPPPGGSAQLLPGKVLVPLAAPSMSVRGGGAGQPLPLVSPPFSVPLQNGAQPPSKIIQLTPVPVSTPSGLVPPLSPATLSGPTSQPQKVLLPSSTRITYVQSAGGHALPLGTSPTSSQAGTVTSYGPTSSVALGFTSLGPSGPAFVQPLLSGQAPLLAPGQVGVSPVPSPQLPPACTAPGGPIITAFYPGSPAPTSSAPLAQPSQAPPGLVYTVATSTPPAATILPKGPPAPATATPAPTSPFPNASAGSMTYSLVAPKAQRPTPKAPQKVKAAIASIPVGSFEAGAPGRSGPAARQPLEPGPSRDPPPPESELEGQPTTPAPPPPPETWAPMARSSPPPPLPAEERTSSKGPETVASKFPSSSSSDWRVPGLGLETRGEPPTPPSPAPAPASAPGGSGSSSSEGSSGRAAGDTPERKEAAGTGKKVKVRPPPLKKTFDSVDKVLSEVDFEERFAELPEFRPEEVLPSPTLQSLATSPRAILGSYRKKRKNSTDLDSAPEDPTSPKRKMRRRSSCSSEPNTPKSAKCEGDIFTFDRTGTEAEDVLGELEYEKVPYSSLRRTLDQRRALVMQLFQDHGFFPSAQATAAFQARYADIFPSKVCLQLKIREVRQKIMQAATPTEQPPGAEAPLPGPPPTGTAAAPVPTPSPAGGPDPTSPGSDSGTAPAAPPLPPPPEPGPGQPGWEGPPQPSPPPPGPSTAATGR; this is encoded by the exons ATGTACTCAGCCCACAGGCCCCTGGTGCCCGCGTCCGGCGCGGCCTCCCGTGGCCTCGGCATGTTCG TGTGGACAAATGTGGAACCTCGCTCTGTTGCCGTGTTCCCCTGGCACTCCTTAGTCCCTTTTCTGGCCCCCAGCCAGCCCGACCCCTCTGTGCAGCCAAGTGAGGCCCAGCAACCTGCCAGCCACTCAGTGGCCTCCACCCAGAGCAAAG AACCTGCTGAGTCGGCGGCTGTGGCTCATGAGCAGCCACCAGGTGGGACAGGGAGTGCTGACCCTGGGCGGCCCCCTGGAGCCACCTGccctgagagcccagggcccggACCCCCCCACACTTTGGGGGTGGTGGAACCTGGAAAGGGTCCCCCTCCCACCACTGAGGAGGAGGCCCCTGGCCCTCCAGGAGAGCCCCGGCTGGACAGCGAGACGGAGAGTGACCATGATGATGC CTTCCTCTCCATCATGTCTCCCGAGATCCAGTTGCCTCTGCCACCCGGGAAACGCCGGACCCAGTCCCTCAGTGCCCTGCCAAAGGAACGAGACTCCTCTTCGGAGAAGGATGGACGCAGCCCCAACAAG CGGGAGAAGGACCATATTCGGCGGCCCATGAACGCCTTCATGATCTTCAGCAAGCGGCACCGGGCCCTGGTCCACCAGCGTCACCCCAACCAGGACAACCGGACCGTCAGCAAGATTCTGGGCGAGTGGTGGTACGCCCTGGGGCCCAAGGAGAAGCAGAAGTACCATGACCTGGCCTTCCAG GTGAAAGAGGCCCACTTCAAGGCTCACCCAGACTGGAAGTGGTGCAATAAGGACCGGAAGAAGTCCAGCTCAGAGGCCAAGCCTGCGAGCCTGGGGCTAGCAGGAGGACACAAGGAGACTCGGGAGCGGAGCATGTCGGAGACGGGGACTGCCGCTGCCCCTGGAG TGTCCTCGGAGCTCCTCTCCGTCGCAGCCCAGACGCTCCTGAGCTCGGATACCAAGGCTCCAGGGAGTGGTTCCTGTGGGACAGAGCGTCTGCACACAGTTGGGGGACCTGGCTCGTCCCGGCCCCGAGCCTTCTCCCACAGTGGGGTCCACAGCCTGGATGGTGGGGAAGTAGATAGCCAGGCGCTACAGGAACTGACTCAG ATGGTGTCCGGCCCCGCATCCTATTCTGGTCCAAAGCCTtccacccagtatggggctccaGGCCCCTTCTCAGCCTCTAGTGAGGGAGGTGCCCTGGCGGCTGGTGGGCGACCCCCGCTGCTGCCCACCCGGGCCTCCCGTTCCCAGCGTGCAGCCAGTGAGGACATGACCAGTGACGAGGAACGCATGGTCATCTGTGAGGAGGAGGGAGACGATGATGTCATTG CTGATGATGGCTTCGGTGCCACTGACATTGACCTTAAGTGCAAGGAGCGGGTGACTGATAGCGAGAGCGGAGACAGCTCTGGGGAGGACCCAGAGGGCAGCAAG GGTTTTGGCCGGAAGGTGTTCTCGCCTGTGATTCGTTCCTCCTTTACCCACTGCCGCCCACCGTTGGACCCTGAGCCCCCAGGGCCCCCGGATCCATCACCTCCAGCCTTTGGCAAAGGCTACGGGCCCACCCCTTCTTCATCCTCGTCCtcacctgcctcctcctcagcCTCAGCCGCCACCTCCTTCCcactgggctcagggaccttCAAGGCCCAGGAGTCAGGTCAGGGCAGCACGGCAGGCCCACTACGACCCCCacctcctggggctgggggcccagggaCACCTTCCAAGGCCACCCGGTTCCTCCCATCGGATCCTGCCGCCTTCCGGCGCAAGAGACCTGAAAGTGTGGGAGGCCTGGAGCCACCAGGCCCCTCAGTCATTGCAGCACCTCCTGGCGGGGGAGGAAGTGTCCTGCAGACGCTGGTCCTGCCCCCAAATAAGGAGGAACGGGAAGGCAGCGGAACCCGCAtgccctcagccccagccccGTCACTGGCCTATGGGGCCCCAACAGCCCCCCTGTCCCGCCCAGCTGCTACCATGGTCACCAATGTGGTGCGGCCTGTCAGTAGCACTCCTGTGCCCATCGCCTCTAAGCCCTTCCCTACCTCTGGCCGGGCTGAGGCATCTCCAAATGACACTGTGGGTGCCAGGACTGAGCCGGTCACGGGGTCCCGGGCGCCAGGGAGCTCCCCGCTGGGTGTAAGCTTAGTGTACTCGGACAAGAAGTCGGCAGCAGCCTCCTCGCCGGCCCCGCACCTGGTGGCTGGGCCCCTCCTAGGTGCTGTGGGAAAGGCCTCTGCCACAGTCACCAACCTGCTGGTGGGCACACCGGGTTATGGTGCCCCAGCGCCCCCTGCTGTTCAGTTCATAGCCCAGGGGGCCCCTGGCAGTGGAGCCACCACAGGCTCTGGAGCAGGCGCTGGGAGTGGCCCCAATGGGCCAGTGCCCCTGGGCATCTTGCAGCCGGGCACCTTGGGCAAGGCTGGGGGAATCACCCAGGTGCAGTACATCCTGCCCACGCTGCCCCAGCAGCTTCAGGTGGCGCCTGCCCCGGCACCAGCCCCTGGGACCAAGGCAGCAGCTCCTGGCGGCCCCGCACCAACCACCAGCATCCGTTTCACCCTCCCCCCGGGCACCTCCACCAACGGCAAAGTTCTGGCGGCCACCGCACCCACCCCTGGCATCCCCATCCTGCAGTCCGtaccctctgccccgccccccaaaG cCCAGTCAGTGTCTCCTGTACAGGCTCcgcccccgggtggctcagctcagCTGCTGCCCGGGAAGGTACTGGTGCCCCTGGCGGCCCCTAGCATGTCCGTGCGGGGTGGAGGGGCTGGCCAGCCACTGCCCCTGGTGAGCCCGCCTTTCTCAGTACCTTTGCAGAATGGGGCCCAGCCACCCAGCAAG ATCATCCAGCTGACTCCGGTGCCTGTGAGCACACCCAGTGGCCTGGTGCCGCCCCTCAGCCCAGCCACACTCTCCGGACCCACCTCCCAGCCTCAGAAGGTCCTGCTGCCCTCCTCTACCAG AATCACCTATGTGCAGTCGGCGGGTGGGCACGCCTTGCCCCTGGGCACCAGCCCTACGTCCAGCCAGGCTGGAACAGTCACCTCGTATGGGCCCACGAGCTCGGTAGCCCTAGGCTTCACCTCGCTGGGGCCCAGCGGACCCGCCTTTGTGCAGCCCCTGCTTTCAG GCCAAGCTCCATTGCTGGCTCCTGGCCAGGTGGGCGTGTCGCCAGTGCCCAGCCCCCAGCTGCCGCCAGCCTGCACAGCCCCCGGAGGTCCCATCATCACTGCATTTTACCCTGGCAGCCCTGCACCCACCTCCTCTGCACCCCTAGCCCAGCCATCCCAGGCTCCCCCAGGTCTGGTCTACACCGTGGCCACTAGCACCCCACCTGCTGCCACCATCCTGCCGAAGGGCCCACCAGCCCCTGCCACTGCCACCCCGGCCCCTACCAGCCCTTTCCCTAATGCTTCAG CAGGCTCCATGACCTACAGCTTAGTGGCCCCCAAGGCCCAGAGGCCCACCCCCAAGGCCCCCCAGAAAGTGAAGGCTGCCATTGCCAGCATTCCCGTGGGTTCCTTCGAGGCAGGTGCCCCTGGGCGGTCAGGCCCTGCAGCTCGGCAGCCCTTGGAGCCTGGCCCATCCCGGGACCCCCCTCCCCCTGAGTCTGAGCTTGAGGGGCAGCCTACGACACCggcccctccaccacccccagaGACCTGGGCTCCCATGGCCCGGAGCAGCCCCCCGCCTCCCCTGCCTGCTGAGGAGCGGACAAGCAGCAAGGGCCCTGAGACTGTG GCCAGCAAATTCCCCAGCTCTTCGTCTTCAGACTGGCGAGTCCCTGGGCTGGGTCTGGAGACCCGTGGGGagcctcccacccctcccagcccagcGCCAGCTCCGGCTTCAGCCCCTGgtggcagcggcagcagcagcagcgaggGCAGCAGTGGGAGGGCAGCCGGGGACACCCCTGAGCGCAAGGAGGCCGCTGGTACCGGCAAGAAGGTGAAGGTGCGGCCCCCGCCCCTGAAGAAGACCTTTGACTCTGTGGACAA GGTCCTGTCAGAGGTGGACTTCGAAGAGCGCTTTGCTGAGCTGCCTGAGTTCCGGCCTGAGGAGGTGCTGCCTTCGCCCACCCTGCAGTCTCTGGCCACCTCGCCCCGGGCCATCCTGGGCTCCTACCGCAAGAAGAGGAAGAACTCCACTG ACCTGGACTCGGCCCCCGAGGACCCTACCTCGCCGAAACGCAAGATGAGGAGACGCTCCAGCtgcagctcagagcccaacaccCCCAAGAGTGCCAAGTGCGAGGGGGACATCTTCACCTTCGACCGTACAG GTACGGAAGCGGAGGATGTGCTCGGGGAGCTGGAATACGAGAAGGTGCCATACTCTTCCCTGCGGCGTACCCTGGACCAGCGCCGGGCCCTGGTCATGCAGCTCTTCCAGGACCATGGCTTCTTCCCATCAG cCCAGGCCACGGCAGCTTTTCAGGCCCGCTACGCAGACATCTTCCCCTCCAAGGTGTGTCTGCAGTTGAAGATCCGTGAGGTGCGCCAGAAGATCATGCAGGCGGCCACTCCCACGGAGCAGCCCCCTGGAGCTGAAGCCCCCCTTCCTGGACCGCCCCCCACTggcactgctgctgcccctgtccccactcccagccctgctGGGGGCCCTGACCCCACCTCACCTGGCTCGGACTCTGGCACAGCTCCAGCTGCCCCGCCACTGCCTCCACCTCCAGAGCCGGGTCCCGGACAGCCTGGCTGGGAGGGCCCCCCCCAGccgtcccccccgccccctggcccCTCCACAGCTGCCACAGGCAGGTGA
- the CIC gene encoding protein capicua homolog isoform X2: protein MYSAHRPLVPASGAASRGLGMFVWTNVEPRSVAVFPWHSLVPFLAPSQPDPSVQPSEAQQPASHSVASTQSKEPAESAAVAHEQPPGGTGSADPGRPPGATCPESPGPGPPHTLGVVEPGKGPPPTTEEEAPGPPGEPRLDSETESDHDDAFLSIMSPEIQLPLPPGKRRTQSLSALPKERDSSSEKDGRSPNKREKDHIRRPMNAFMIFSKRHRALVHQRHPNQDNRTVSKILGEWWYALGPKEKQKYHDLAFQVKEAHFKAHPDWKWCNKDRKKSSSEAKPASLGLAGGHKETRERSMSETGTAAAPGVSSELLSVAAQTLLSSDTKAPGSGSCGTERLHTVGGPGSSRPRAFSHSGVHSLDGGEVDSQALQELTQMVSGPASYSGPKPSTQYGAPGPFSASSEGGALAAGGRPPLLPTRASRSQRAASEDMTSDEERMVICEEEGDDDVIADDGFGATDIDLKCKERVTDSESGDSSGEDPEGSKGFGRKVFSPVIRSSFTHCRPPLDPEPPGPPDPSPPAFGKGYGPTPSSSSSSPASSSASAATSFPLGSGTFKAQESGQGSTAGPLRPPPPGAGGPGTPSKATRFLPSDPAAFRRKRPESVGGLEPPGPSVIAAPPGGGGSVLQTLVLPPNKEEREGSGTRMPSAPAPSLAYGAPTAPLSRPAATMVTNVVRPVSSTPVPIASKPFPTSGRAEASPNDTVGARTEPVTGSRAPGSSPLGVSLVYSDKKSAAASSPAPHLVAGPLLGAVGKASATVTNLLVGTPGYGAPAPPAVQFIAQGAPGSGATTGSGAGAGSGPNGPVPLGILQPGTLGKAGGITQVQYILPTLPQQLQVAPAPAPAPGTKAAAPGGPAPTTSIRFTLPPGTSTNGKVLAATAPTPGIPILQSVPSAPPPKAQSVSPVQAPPPGGSAQLLPGKVLVPLAAPSMSVRGGGAGQPLPLVSPPFSVPLQNGAQPPSKIIQLTPVPVSTPSGLVPPLSPATLSGPTSQPQKVLLPSSTRITYVQSAGGHALPLGTSPTSSQAGTVTSYGPTSSVALGFTSLGPSGPAFVQPLLSGQAPLLAPGQVGVSPVPSPQLPPACTAPGGPIITAFYPGSPAPTSSAPLAQPSQAPPGLVYTVATSTPPAATILPKGPPAPATATPAPTSPFPNASGSMTYSLVAPKAQRPTPKAPQKVKAAIASIPVGSFEAGAPGRSGPAARQPLEPGPSRDPPPPESELEGQPTTPAPPPPPETWAPMARSSPPPPLPAEERTSSKGPETVASKFPSSSSSDWRVPGLGLETRGEPPTPPSPAPAPASAPGGSGSSSSEGSSGRAAGDTPERKEAAGTGKKVKVRPPPLKKTFDSVDNRVLSEVDFEERFAELPEFRPEEVLPSPTLQSLATSPRAILGSYRKKRKNSTDLDSAPEDPTSPKRKMRRRSSCSSEPNTPKSAKCEGDIFTFDRTGTEAEDVLGELEYEKVPYSSLRRTLDQRRALVMQLFQDHGFFPSAQATAAFQARYADIFPSKVCLQLKIREVRQKIMQAATPTEQPPGAEAPLPGPPPTGTAAAPVPTPSPAGGPDPTSPGSDSGTAPAAPPLPPPPEPGPGQPGWEGPPQPSPPPPGPSTAATGR from the exons ATGTACTCAGCCCACAGGCCCCTGGTGCCCGCGTCCGGCGCGGCCTCCCGTGGCCTCGGCATGTTCG TGTGGACAAATGTGGAACCTCGCTCTGTTGCCGTGTTCCCCTGGCACTCCTTAGTCCCTTTTCTGGCCCCCAGCCAGCCCGACCCCTCTGTGCAGCCAAGTGAGGCCCAGCAACCTGCCAGCCACTCAGTGGCCTCCACCCAGAGCAAAG AACCTGCTGAGTCGGCGGCTGTGGCTCATGAGCAGCCACCAGGTGGGACAGGGAGTGCTGACCCTGGGCGGCCCCCTGGAGCCACCTGccctgagagcccagggcccggACCCCCCCACACTTTGGGGGTGGTGGAACCTGGAAAGGGTCCCCCTCCCACCACTGAGGAGGAGGCCCCTGGCCCTCCAGGAGAGCCCCGGCTGGACAGCGAGACGGAGAGTGACCATGATGATGC CTTCCTCTCCATCATGTCTCCCGAGATCCAGTTGCCTCTGCCACCCGGGAAACGCCGGACCCAGTCCCTCAGTGCCCTGCCAAAGGAACGAGACTCCTCTTCGGAGAAGGATGGACGCAGCCCCAACAAG CGGGAGAAGGACCATATTCGGCGGCCCATGAACGCCTTCATGATCTTCAGCAAGCGGCACCGGGCCCTGGTCCACCAGCGTCACCCCAACCAGGACAACCGGACCGTCAGCAAGATTCTGGGCGAGTGGTGGTACGCCCTGGGGCCCAAGGAGAAGCAGAAGTACCATGACCTGGCCTTCCAG GTGAAAGAGGCCCACTTCAAGGCTCACCCAGACTGGAAGTGGTGCAATAAGGACCGGAAGAAGTCCAGCTCAGAGGCCAAGCCTGCGAGCCTGGGGCTAGCAGGAGGACACAAGGAGACTCGGGAGCGGAGCATGTCGGAGACGGGGACTGCCGCTGCCCCTGGAG TGTCCTCGGAGCTCCTCTCCGTCGCAGCCCAGACGCTCCTGAGCTCGGATACCAAGGCTCCAGGGAGTGGTTCCTGTGGGACAGAGCGTCTGCACACAGTTGGGGGACCTGGCTCGTCCCGGCCCCGAGCCTTCTCCCACAGTGGGGTCCACAGCCTGGATGGTGGGGAAGTAGATAGCCAGGCGCTACAGGAACTGACTCAG ATGGTGTCCGGCCCCGCATCCTATTCTGGTCCAAAGCCTtccacccagtatggggctccaGGCCCCTTCTCAGCCTCTAGTGAGGGAGGTGCCCTGGCGGCTGGTGGGCGACCCCCGCTGCTGCCCACCCGGGCCTCCCGTTCCCAGCGTGCAGCCAGTGAGGACATGACCAGTGACGAGGAACGCATGGTCATCTGTGAGGAGGAGGGAGACGATGATGTCATTG CTGATGATGGCTTCGGTGCCACTGACATTGACCTTAAGTGCAAGGAGCGGGTGACTGATAGCGAGAGCGGAGACAGCTCTGGGGAGGACCCAGAGGGCAGCAAG GGTTTTGGCCGGAAGGTGTTCTCGCCTGTGATTCGTTCCTCCTTTACCCACTGCCGCCCACCGTTGGACCCTGAGCCCCCAGGGCCCCCGGATCCATCACCTCCAGCCTTTGGCAAAGGCTACGGGCCCACCCCTTCTTCATCCTCGTCCtcacctgcctcctcctcagcCTCAGCCGCCACCTCCTTCCcactgggctcagggaccttCAAGGCCCAGGAGTCAGGTCAGGGCAGCACGGCAGGCCCACTACGACCCCCacctcctggggctgggggcccagggaCACCTTCCAAGGCCACCCGGTTCCTCCCATCGGATCCTGCCGCCTTCCGGCGCAAGAGACCTGAAAGTGTGGGAGGCCTGGAGCCACCAGGCCCCTCAGTCATTGCAGCACCTCCTGGCGGGGGAGGAAGTGTCCTGCAGACGCTGGTCCTGCCCCCAAATAAGGAGGAACGGGAAGGCAGCGGAACCCGCAtgccctcagccccagccccGTCACTGGCCTATGGGGCCCCAACAGCCCCCCTGTCCCGCCCAGCTGCTACCATGGTCACCAATGTGGTGCGGCCTGTCAGTAGCACTCCTGTGCCCATCGCCTCTAAGCCCTTCCCTACCTCTGGCCGGGCTGAGGCATCTCCAAATGACACTGTGGGTGCCAGGACTGAGCCGGTCACGGGGTCCCGGGCGCCAGGGAGCTCCCCGCTGGGTGTAAGCTTAGTGTACTCGGACAAGAAGTCGGCAGCAGCCTCCTCGCCGGCCCCGCACCTGGTGGCTGGGCCCCTCCTAGGTGCTGTGGGAAAGGCCTCTGCCACAGTCACCAACCTGCTGGTGGGCACACCGGGTTATGGTGCCCCAGCGCCCCCTGCTGTTCAGTTCATAGCCCAGGGGGCCCCTGGCAGTGGAGCCACCACAGGCTCTGGAGCAGGCGCTGGGAGTGGCCCCAATGGGCCAGTGCCCCTGGGCATCTTGCAGCCGGGCACCTTGGGCAAGGCTGGGGGAATCACCCAGGTGCAGTACATCCTGCCCACGCTGCCCCAGCAGCTTCAGGTGGCGCCTGCCCCGGCACCAGCCCCTGGGACCAAGGCAGCAGCTCCTGGCGGCCCCGCACCAACCACCAGCATCCGTTTCACCCTCCCCCCGGGCACCTCCACCAACGGCAAAGTTCTGGCGGCCACCGCACCCACCCCTGGCATCCCCATCCTGCAGTCCGtaccctctgccccgccccccaaaG cCCAGTCAGTGTCTCCTGTACAGGCTCcgcccccgggtggctcagctcagCTGCTGCCCGGGAAGGTACTGGTGCCCCTGGCGGCCCCTAGCATGTCCGTGCGGGGTGGAGGGGCTGGCCAGCCACTGCCCCTGGTGAGCCCGCCTTTCTCAGTACCTTTGCAGAATGGGGCCCAGCCACCCAGCAAG ATCATCCAGCTGACTCCGGTGCCTGTGAGCACACCCAGTGGCCTGGTGCCGCCCCTCAGCCCAGCCACACTCTCCGGACCCACCTCCCAGCCTCAGAAGGTCCTGCTGCCCTCCTCTACCAG AATCACCTATGTGCAGTCGGCGGGTGGGCACGCCTTGCCCCTGGGCACCAGCCCTACGTCCAGCCAGGCTGGAACAGTCACCTCGTATGGGCCCACGAGCTCGGTAGCCCTAGGCTTCACCTCGCTGGGGCCCAGCGGACCCGCCTTTGTGCAGCCCCTGCTTTCAG GCCAAGCTCCATTGCTGGCTCCTGGCCAGGTGGGCGTGTCGCCAGTGCCCAGCCCCCAGCTGCCGCCAGCCTGCACAGCCCCCGGAGGTCCCATCATCACTGCATTTTACCCTGGCAGCCCTGCACCCACCTCCTCTGCACCCCTAGCCCAGCCATCCCAGGCTCCCCCAGGTCTGGTCTACACCGTGGCCACTAGCACCCCACCTGCTGCCACCATCCTGCCGAAGGGCCCACCAGCCCCTGCCACTGCCACCCCGGCCCCTACCAGCCCTTTCCCTAATGCTTCAG GCTCCATGACCTACAGCTTAGTGGCCCCCAAGGCCCAGAGGCCCACCCCCAAGGCCCCCCAGAAAGTGAAGGCTGCCATTGCCAGCATTCCCGTGGGTTCCTTCGAGGCAGGTGCCCCTGGGCGGTCAGGCCCTGCAGCTCGGCAGCCCTTGGAGCCTGGCCCATCCCGGGACCCCCCTCCCCCTGAGTCTGAGCTTGAGGGGCAGCCTACGACACCggcccctccaccacccccagaGACCTGGGCTCCCATGGCCCGGAGCAGCCCCCCGCCTCCCCTGCCTGCTGAGGAGCGGACAAGCAGCAAGGGCCCTGAGACTGTG GCCAGCAAATTCCCCAGCTCTTCGTCTTCAGACTGGCGAGTCCCTGGGCTGGGTCTGGAGACCCGTGGGGagcctcccacccctcccagcccagcGCCAGCTCCGGCTTCAGCCCCTGgtggcagcggcagcagcagcagcgaggGCAGCAGTGGGAGGGCAGCCGGGGACACCCCTGAGCGCAAGGAGGCCGCTGGTACCGGCAAGAAGGTGAAGGTGCGGCCCCCGCCCCTGAAGAAGACCTTTGACTCTGTGGACAA CAGGGTCCTGTCAGAGGTGGACTTCGAAGAGCGCTTTGCTGAGCTGCCTGAGTTCCGGCCTGAGGAGGTGCTGCCTTCGCCCACCCTGCAGTCTCTGGCCACCTCGCCCCGGGCCATCCTGGGCTCCTACCGCAAGAAGAGGAAGAACTCCACTG ACCTGGACTCGGCCCCCGAGGACCCTACCTCGCCGAAACGCAAGATGAGGAGACGCTCCAGCtgcagctcagagcccaacaccCCCAAGAGTGCCAAGTGCGAGGGGGACATCTTCACCTTCGACCGTACAG GTACGGAAGCGGAGGATGTGCTCGGGGAGCTGGAATACGAGAAGGTGCCATACTCTTCCCTGCGGCGTACCCTGGACCAGCGCCGGGCCCTGGTCATGCAGCTCTTCCAGGACCATGGCTTCTTCCCATCAG cCCAGGCCACGGCAGCTTTTCAGGCCCGCTACGCAGACATCTTCCCCTCCAAGGTGTGTCTGCAGTTGAAGATCCGTGAGGTGCGCCAGAAGATCATGCAGGCGGCCACTCCCACGGAGCAGCCCCCTGGAGCTGAAGCCCCCCTTCCTGGACCGCCCCCCACTggcactgctgctgcccctgtccccactcccagccctgctGGGGGCCCTGACCCCACCTCACCTGGCTCGGACTCTGGCACAGCTCCAGCTGCCCCGCCACTGCCTCCACCTCCAGAGCCGGGTCCCGGACAGCCTGGCTGGGAGGGCCCCCCCCAGccgtcccccccgccccctggcccCTCCACAGCTGCCACAGGCAGGTGA